The following coding sequences lie in one Halorarum halophilum genomic window:
- the epsC gene encoding serine O-acetyltransferase EpsC, producing the protein MGYEYSGDAHGELVESYRADEPPFPTDTSRNYPRRDSLRDEPPLLKQLLFPQCWNATELLDDPDETRARLTELGICIHKGITAYSGHDADDLTATVDRTLDQLPAIRRHLKKDVEAAYKGDPAAKSYCEIIRSYPGFHAILTHRVAHILYEEDRFKYARELAEYSKVETGIDIHPGAEICEYFFVDHGTGVVIGETATVGDWVRIYQNVTLGALHFEEEEGENHMLAKDYKRHPDIGDHVVIGAGSNVLGPVEIGDHVSIGANSWVTDDVPDNTSVFISDHPDQERKSNR; encoded by the coding sequence ATGGGGTACGAGTATAGCGGCGACGCCCACGGAGAACTCGTCGAGTCCTATCGAGCAGACGAACCGCCCTTCCCGACGGACACCTCCAGGAACTATCCTCGGCGCGATTCTCTGCGTGACGAACCACCTTTACTCAAACAGCTCCTGTTTCCCCAGTGCTGGAACGCGACTGAGTTGCTGGACGATCCTGACGAAACTCGTGCCCGCCTGACCGAGCTCGGAATCTGCATACACAAGGGCATCACGGCCTATTCGGGTCACGACGCGGACGATTTGACCGCGACCGTCGACAGGACGCTCGACCAGTTGCCAGCGATTCGACGTCACCTCAAGAAGGATGTCGAGGCCGCGTACAAGGGCGATCCCGCGGCGAAGAGCTACTGTGAGATCATCCGATCGTATCCCGGTTTTCACGCCATCCTGACTCACCGAGTGGCGCACATCCTCTACGAGGAGGACCGCTTCAAGTACGCCCGTGAACTCGCTGAGTACTCGAAGGTTGAGACGGGAATCGACATCCATCCAGGTGCGGAGATCTGCGAGTATTTCTTCGTCGATCATGGGACCGGGGTCGTCATCGGCGAGACGGCGACGGTCGGCGACTGGGTCCGGATCTACCAGAACGTCACTCTCGGCGCCCTCCACTTCGAGGAGGAGGAGGGCGAGAACCATATGCTGGCGAAGGACTACAAGCGCCATCCCGACATCGGTGATCACGTCGTCATCGGCGCCGGAAGCAACGTACTTGGGCCGGTAGAGATCGGCGACCATGTGAGCATCGGTGCGAACTCGTGGGTGACCGACGACGTTCCGGACAACACGAGTGTATTCATCAGCGATCACCCCGACCAGGAGCGGAAATCGAACAGATAG